A stretch of Geomonas oryzisoli DNA encodes these proteins:
- the lptE gene encoding LPS assembly lipoprotein LptE produces the protein MTVTRLFTRLGLVALLATLFSGCSYSPVIQHGPLAGANGVNVVLFANKSYRPGVEAVLAREMIDEFNFRTGGKVLPADRAELELSGTVLSYNSVPVSYTAADVIREYNAILSVQATLRDVKAHKVLWKGDVTEQQVYPVNTNIALQQDAEEAAIEKISGRISERIWQKLGERF, from the coding sequence ATGACAGTCACCAGGCTCTTCACAAGGCTGGGCCTCGTCGCCCTGCTCGCGACGCTTTTCAGCGGCTGCAGCTACAGCCCGGTAATCCAGCACGGCCCTCTGGCCGGCGCCAACGGCGTCAACGTGGTGCTCTTCGCCAACAAGAGCTACCGCCCGGGCGTCGAGGCGGTCCTGGCCCGGGAGATGATCGATGAATTCAACTTCCGGACCGGCGGCAAGGTCCTTCCTGCGGACCGGGCGGAACTTGAACTCTCCGGCACGGTACTCTCCTACAACTCGGTGCCGGTCTCCTATACCGCCGCCGACGTGATCCGGGAGTACAACGCCATTCTTTCCGTCCAGGCCACCCTGCGCGACGTAAAGGCGCACAAGGTGCTCTGGAAGGGGGATGTCACCGAGCAGCAGGTTTACCCGGTGAACACGAACATCGCTCTGCAGCAGGATGCCGAGGAAGCGGCCATCGAGAAGATCAGCGGACGCATCTCCGAGCGGATCTGGCAGAAGCTCGGCGAGCGCTTCTAG
- a CDS encoding CheR family methyltransferase — translation MPYFEPELQLTEEEFRLIRDLIYNHCGLFFDDDSKYLLDRRLGQRVAHHNLSGFREYYQFLKYDRRRDEEIADIMDLLTTNETYFFREAFQLKAFTDEIIPEVMKLKQRERTLRIWSAGCSTGEEPYTIAMLLLEMGCFHGWRIEIVGSDISHRVVQHARKGIYTKASFRATDERYLKRFFTETDEGYRICDEVRELVTISQMNLFDANRLALLGKMDVIFCRNVIIYFDQTSKKRVIESFYNTLRGGGYLLLGHSESLMNLSTAFALKHLKNDMVYQKTDTTGGGVPK, via the coding sequence ATGCCATACTTTGAACCTGAATTGCAACTGACGGAAGAAGAATTCCGCCTGATCAGGGACCTGATCTACAACCACTGCGGTCTCTTTTTCGACGACGACAGTAAGTACCTGCTGGACCGTCGGCTCGGGCAGCGGGTGGCTCATCACAACCTGTCCGGCTTCCGCGAGTACTACCAGTTCCTGAAGTACGACCGCAGGAGGGACGAGGAGATCGCCGACATCATGGATCTCCTCACCACCAACGAGACCTACTTCTTCCGCGAGGCGTTCCAGCTGAAGGCCTTCACCGACGAGATCATACCCGAGGTGATGAAGCTCAAGCAGCGCGAGCGCACCCTGCGCATCTGGAGTGCCGGGTGTTCCACCGGCGAGGAACCCTACACCATCGCCATGCTCCTGCTGGAGATGGGGTGCTTCCACGGCTGGCGCATCGAGATCGTCGGCTCCGACATCAGCCACCGCGTGGTGCAGCATGCCCGCAAGGGGATCTATACCAAGGCCTCCTTCCGCGCCACCGACGAGCGCTACCTCAAGCGGTTCTTCACCGAGACCGACGAGGGGTACCGGATCTGCGACGAGGTGCGGGAACTGGTCACCATCAGCCAGATGAACCTGTTCGACGCCAATCGACTGGCGCTTCTGGGGAAGATGGACGTAATCTTCTGCCGCAACGTGATCATCTACTTCGACCAGACTTCCAAGAAGCGGGTCATCGAGTCGTTCTACAACACGCTGCGCGGCGGCGGGTACCTCCTCTTGGGGCACTCGGAATCCCTGATGAACCTGTCCACCGCGTTCGCGCTGAAGCACCTGAAAAACGACATGGTCTACCAGAAAACGGATACGACCGGCGGCGGAGTGCCCAAGTGA
- the holA gene encoding DNA polymerase III subunit delta: protein MKPEEFNKAVEKGELASLYLLYGDEPYLVERAVKKLLDRAVDPGFRDFNLDVFYGNECKGEEVFSAAQTLPMFADRRVVLVKKGGDLSAHAMEVLLPYLQDPSPGTCLILQAEKVDGRKKFYADFKKRGEAVEFKRPYENQLGPYVRDEVRAAGKKIEPAAAELLAYLVGNNLQELVSQIEKLCTYCGKKETVAVADVKAIVSDTKVESVFEFTDALGSKELPRALKMLTALLQDGEAPLRVLGAVARHYRQLWQVRELLDRKVPQSELAKASGINPYFLNKVTAQARNYTVGELKRIFERMLELDLAFKSGGLEEPLFERFVMDACRR from the coding sequence ATGAAACCGGAAGAGTTCAACAAAGCGGTGGAAAAGGGTGAGCTGGCATCGCTGTACCTTCTGTACGGTGACGAGCCGTACCTCGTGGAGCGCGCCGTCAAGAAGCTGCTGGACCGGGCCGTGGATCCCGGTTTCCGCGACTTCAACCTGGATGTCTTCTACGGCAACGAATGCAAGGGTGAGGAGGTCTTCTCCGCCGCGCAAACCCTGCCCATGTTCGCGGACCGCCGCGTCGTGCTGGTGAAGAAGGGAGGTGACCTCTCGGCCCATGCCATGGAGGTTTTGCTTCCGTACCTGCAGGACCCGTCGCCGGGTACCTGTCTCATCCTGCAGGCCGAGAAGGTGGACGGACGCAAGAAGTTCTACGCCGACTTCAAAAAACGCGGTGAAGCCGTCGAGTTCAAGCGTCCCTACGAGAACCAGCTCGGCCCCTACGTGCGCGACGAAGTGCGTGCCGCCGGGAAGAAGATCGAGCCGGCCGCGGCGGAACTGCTCGCCTACCTGGTGGGGAACAACCTGCAGGAGCTGGTTTCCCAGATCGAGAAGCTGTGCACCTACTGCGGCAAGAAGGAGACGGTAGCGGTTGCCGACGTCAAGGCCATCGTCTCCGACACCAAGGTGGAGAGCGTCTTCGAGTTCACCGATGCCCTGGGCAGCAAGGAGTTGCCGCGGGCCTTGAAGATGCTCACCGCCCTGCTGCAGGACGGCGAGGCGCCTCTGCGCGTTTTGGGCGCCGTGGCGCGGCACTACCGCCAGCTCTGGCAGGTGCGCGAACTATTGGATCGCAAGGTGCCCCAGTCCGAGCTCGCCAAGGCATCCGGGATCAACCCCTATTTCCTGAACAAGGTCACGGCGCAGGCGAGGAACTACACGGTAGGGGAGCTGAAGCGGATTTTCGAGCGGATGTTGGAGCTGGACCTGGCTTTCAAGTCCGGCGGTCTGGAAGAGCCCCTGTTCGAGCGTTTCGTGATGGACGCCTGCAGGCGCTAG
- a CDS encoding GAF domain-containing protein produces MQKDDERLVHSRGEEFLQVFKKGAEFTQELLRENERLRFRVLELEKSQVTGDAPPASELKKLNERIADLEQEKQEILDRIKHVEEENQDFAARYLEIEDENNNLANLYIASYQLHSTLDFKEVLQIITEIIINLIGAEEFAIMLLDEKSDELQAVSTEGIERSEIPAFRLGKGIIGSVAQSGENHFASDFDSYERDFSAPMVCIPLKIKEHVIGVLAIYKLLMQKKEFAAVDYELFTLLAGHAATAIFSSRLYSDSERKLSTIQGFIDLLTK; encoded by the coding sequence ATGCAAAAGGACGATGAACGACTGGTTCATAGCAGGGGCGAGGAGTTCCTGCAGGTTTTCAAGAAGGGGGCTGAGTTCACCCAGGAGCTTTTAAGGGAGAACGAGCGTCTCAGGTTCCGCGTGCTGGAACTGGAGAAATCCCAGGTGACCGGCGACGCGCCACCCGCTTCCGAGCTTAAGAAGCTCAACGAGCGGATCGCCGATCTGGAGCAGGAGAAGCAGGAAATCCTGGACCGGATCAAGCACGTCGAGGAAGAAAACCAGGATTTCGCCGCACGCTACCTGGAGATCGAGGACGAGAACAACAACCTCGCCAATCTCTACATAGCGAGCTACCAGCTCCACTCCACGCTCGACTTCAAGGAAGTGCTCCAGATCATCACGGAGATCATCATCAACCTGATCGGTGCCGAGGAGTTTGCCATCATGCTGCTCGACGAGAAGAGCGACGAGCTGCAGGCGGTCTCCACCGAAGGGATCGAGCGTAGCGAGATCCCGGCCTTCCGTCTCGGCAAGGGGATCATCGGGAGCGTGGCGCAGTCCGGCGAGAACCATTTCGCCAGCGACTTCGACAGCTATGAGCGTGACTTCAGCGCTCCGATGGTCTGCATCCCGCTCAAGATCAAGGAGCACGTCATCGGCGTCCTGGCCATCTACAAGCTGTTGATGCAGAAAAAGGAATTCGCCGCCGTCGACTATGAACTTTTCACCCTGCTGGCCGGCCATGCCGCCACCGCCATCTTCAGCTCGCGGCTCTACAGCGATTCGGAGCGTAAGCTGTCGACCATCCAGGGGTTCATTGATCTTTTGACGAAATAG
- the rpsT gene encoding 30S ribosomal protein S20: protein MANHKSAMKRIKQTAKRTERNKHERSTLRTFIKRVREAVATKDQDAAKAALAAAIPVIDGAATKGIIHSSNASRNVSRLTKLVNTLA, encoded by the coding sequence TTGGCAAATCATAAATCGGCAATGAAGAGGATCAAGCAGACCGCAAAGAGGACTGAGCGCAACAAGCACGAGCGTTCTACCCTGCGCACTTTCATCAAGCGCGTCCGCGAAGCGGTTGCCACCAAGGATCAGGATGCTGCAAAGGCTGCTCTGGCTGCTGCTATCCCGGTCATCGACGGTGCCGCAACCAAGGGGATCATCCACTCCTCCAACGCTTCCAGGAACGTTTCCCGCCTCACCAAACTGGTCAACACCCTGGCCTAG
- a CDS encoding protein-glutamate methylesterase/protein-glutamine glutaminase, which yields MKKIRVVVVDDSAYNRRAITRMLEELPGVQVIGYATNGEEGIRRVIDLTPDLVTLDLEMPRMDGFTMLRILMASTPVPVIVISSTSGDEKVFKALELGAVDFIAKPTSVISDELLKIQQDLHQKVQAVFKLNMARVQKRVEPAPAAAAVAVPAAPVGVPSNIDIVAIGSSTGGPPALQRIFSSFREAPPFAMVISQHMPAGFTTAFAERLNRSTGFDVREAKDGDEVLPGRALIAPGGKNLVFARMGDKVVARIVPPGPKDRYVPSVDVMFRSCAELYRSRMLAVVLTGMGNDGAAGVREAKKVGAQVVAESEESAVVFGMPREAIATGVVDKVVSMDGMVREIVLRCGLLPRFG from the coding sequence GTGAAAAAGATACGGGTAGTAGTCGTAGACGATTCGGCCTATAATCGGCGCGCCATCACGAGGATGCTGGAGGAGCTTCCGGGTGTCCAGGTGATCGGGTATGCCACCAACGGCGAGGAGGGGATCCGCAGGGTGATCGATCTCACCCCCGACCTGGTGACGCTCGACCTGGAGATGCCGCGCATGGACGGCTTCACCATGCTGCGCATCCTGATGGCGAGTACGCCGGTCCCGGTGATCGTGATCAGCTCGACCTCAGGCGACGAGAAGGTGTTCAAGGCGCTGGAACTGGGTGCCGTCGACTTCATCGCCAAGCCGACCAGCGTCATCTCCGACGAGCTTTTGAAGATCCAGCAGGACCTGCACCAGAAGGTCCAGGCGGTGTTCAAGCTCAACATGGCGCGGGTGCAGAAAAGGGTCGAACCGGCTCCCGCCGCGGCCGCGGTCGCCGTTCCCGCGGCTCCCGTGGGGGTGCCGAGCAACATAGACATCGTCGCCATCGGTTCCTCCACCGGAGGGCCGCCGGCCCTGCAGCGCATCTTCTCCTCCTTCCGGGAGGCGCCTCCCTTCGCCATGGTGATATCCCAGCACATGCCCGCCGGGTTCACCACCGCCTTTGCCGAGAGGCTGAACCGCAGCACCGGGTTCGACGTGCGCGAGGCAAAGGACGGCGACGAGGTACTGCCGGGGCGGGCTCTCATAGCACCCGGCGGCAAGAATCTCGTCTTCGCCAGAATGGGAGACAAGGTGGTGGCGCGTATCGTCCCCCCGGGGCCCAAAGACCGTTACGTCCCGTCGGTGGACGTGATGTTCCGCTCCTGCGCGGAGCTCTACCGCAGCCGCATGTTGGCCGTGGTGCTGACCGGCATGGGCAACGATGGGGCCGCCGGGGTGCGCGAGGCAAAGAAGGTGGGTGCCCAGGTGGTGGCAGAGTCCGAGGAATCCGCCGTGGTGTTCGGCATGCCGCGTGAGGCCATTGCCACGGGGGTGGTGGACAAGGTGGTATCGATGGACGGCATGGTGCGTGAGATAGTGCTTCGTTGCGGCCTGTTGCCGCGATTCGGTTGA
- a CDS encoding response regulator gives MSDYNVLIVEDSPTMRQLIAFALKRIRGVRIVEANDGVDGLKKLSSERFDLILTDINMPIMDGLKLVSLVRNDANYKAIPIVVITTEGAQEDRERALALGANDYITKPIQPTKILDVAKALLRIA, from the coding sequence ATGTCAGATTACAACGTATTGATAGTTGAAGATTCACCCACCATGAGGCAGCTCATCGCCTTTGCGCTGAAGCGGATCAGGGGGGTGCGGATAGTCGAGGCCAACGATGGTGTCGACGGTTTGAAGAAGCTTTCTTCCGAGCGTTTCGACCTGATCCTGACCGACATCAACATGCCGATCATGGACGGCCTGAAGTTGGTGAGCCTGGTGCGAAACGACGCCAACTACAAGGCCATACCGATCGTGGTGATCACCACCGAGGGTGCCCAGGAAGACAGGGAGCGTGCCTTGGCGCTGGGTGCCAACGACTACATCACCAAGCCGATCCAGCCGACCAAGATCCTGGACGTGGCCAAGGCCCTGCTCCGGATCGCCTAA
- the leuS gene encoding leucine--tRNA ligase — protein MEEKYVPSAVEGKWQQFWATHNSFKATEDASRKKYYLLEMFPYPSGKIHMGHVRNYSIGDVIARFKRMQGYNVLHPMGWDAFGMPAENAAIQNKSHPAKWTYENIAYMRGQLKRLGLSYDWERELATCDLDYYKWEQKIFLEMYKKGLAYKKSSAVNWCPKCETVLANEQVEDGCCWRCDSLVQQKELEQWSFRITNYAQELLDDTYKLTGWPERVLTMQRNWIGRSVGCEIDFALESGLGKIRVFTTRQDTLFGATFMSLAAEHPMAQDLATAGQRAAVEAFIDKVKKTDRIKRSADDQEKEGVFTGSYCINPVTNAKMPIYLANFVLMDYGTGAVMAVPTHDQRDFEFAKKYDLPLKVVIQPEGETLDPAAMTEAYTADGIMVNSGRFDGMGNSDAKEAIADFLEKEGIGKKTVNFRLRDWGISRQRYWGNPIPVINCDLCGVVPVPEADLPVVLPMDAEFTGEGGNPLARVDSFTTCTCPQCGEAARRETDTMDTFVQSSWYFLRYCSPKFTAGPLDREQVEHWMPVDQYIGGIEHAVLHLLYARFFTKVLRDLGYCNVDEPFSNLLTQGMVIKDGAKMSKSKGNVVDPNALIERYGADTARLFSLFAAPPEKDLDWSDQGVDGSYRFLNRVWRLVYDVLPAVKGVGAVEADKLSAEGKKLRRAVHKTIKKVSEDVEERFHFNTAIAAVMELVNAIQGFAAKDAPENVAVVREAVESVVRLLAPFVPHFAEELWAELGHEVGLEQAGWPGYDADAVVDEEITVVIQVNGKLRSKLTVAPDAKEEDVRAAALADDKILPYLEGKSVKKVVYVPGKLVSIVVA, from the coding sequence ATGGAAGAAAAATACGTCCCCTCAGCAGTAGAGGGCAAATGGCAGCAGTTCTGGGCTACCCACAACAGCTTCAAGGCGACCGAAGACGCGAGCCGCAAGAAGTACTACCTCCTGGAGATGTTCCCGTACCCCTCCGGCAAGATCCACATGGGGCACGTCAGGAACTACTCCATCGGCGACGTCATCGCCCGCTTCAAGAGGATGCAGGGGTACAACGTGCTGCACCCGATGGGTTGGGACGCCTTCGGCATGCCGGCTGAGAACGCGGCCATCCAGAACAAGAGCCATCCCGCCAAATGGACCTACGAGAACATCGCCTACATGCGCGGCCAGTTGAAGCGCCTGGGCCTTTCCTACGACTGGGAGCGCGAGCTCGCCACCTGCGACCTCGACTACTACAAGTGGGAGCAGAAGATCTTCCTGGAGATGTACAAAAAGGGGCTCGCCTACAAGAAATCCTCCGCCGTCAACTGGTGTCCCAAGTGCGAGACGGTTCTCGCCAACGAGCAGGTCGAGGACGGCTGCTGCTGGCGCTGCGACTCCCTGGTCCAGCAGAAGGAGCTCGAGCAGTGGTCCTTCCGCATCACCAACTACGCACAGGAACTGCTGGATGATACCTACAAGCTGACCGGCTGGCCGGAGCGCGTGCTCACCATGCAGCGCAACTGGATCGGCCGCTCGGTGGGCTGCGAAATCGATTTCGCCCTCGAGAGCGGTCTCGGCAAGATCAGGGTCTTCACCACCAGGCAGGACACCCTTTTCGGCGCCACCTTCATGTCGCTGGCCGCAGAGCACCCGATGGCGCAGGACCTCGCCACCGCCGGGCAGCGCGCCGCCGTGGAAGCCTTCATCGACAAGGTGAAGAAGACCGACCGCATCAAGCGCTCCGCCGACGACCAGGAGAAGGAAGGCGTCTTCACCGGCTCCTACTGCATCAACCCGGTCACCAACGCGAAGATGCCGATCTACCTCGCCAACTTCGTCCTCATGGACTACGGCACCGGCGCCGTCATGGCCGTCCCGACCCACGACCAGCGCGACTTCGAATTCGCCAAGAAGTACGACCTGCCGCTCAAGGTCGTGATCCAGCCCGAAGGTGAGACCCTCGATCCCGCAGCCATGACCGAGGCCTACACCGCCGACGGGATCATGGTCAACTCCGGCCGCTTCGACGGCATGGGTAACAGCGACGCCAAGGAAGCCATCGCCGACTTCCTCGAGAAAGAAGGGATCGGCAAGAAGACCGTCAACTTCCGCCTGCGCGACTGGGGCATCTCCCGCCAGCGCTACTGGGGCAACCCGATCCCGGTGATCAACTGCGACCTCTGCGGTGTAGTTCCCGTTCCGGAAGCGGATCTGCCGGTCGTGCTCCCCATGGACGCCGAGTTCACCGGCGAGGGGGGCAACCCGCTGGCGCGCGTGGACAGCTTCACCACCTGCACCTGCCCGCAGTGCGGCGAGGCCGCCCGCCGCGAGACCGACACCATGGACACCTTCGTGCAGTCCTCCTGGTACTTCCTGCGCTACTGCTCGCCCAAGTTCACCGCCGGTCCGCTGGACCGCGAACAGGTCGAGCACTGGATGCCGGTGGACCAGTACATCGGCGGCATCGAGCACGCCGTACTGCACCTGCTCTACGCCCGTTTCTTCACCAAGGTGCTCAGGGACTTAGGCTACTGCAACGTGGACGAGCCGTTCTCCAACCTGCTCACCCAGGGGATGGTGATCAAGGACGGCGCCAAGATGTCCAAGTCCAAGGGGAACGTCGTCGACCCCAACGCCCTCATCGAGCGCTACGGCGCCGATACCGCGCGGCTCTTCTCCCTGTTCGCCGCGCCGCCGGAGAAGGATCTCGACTGGAGCGACCAGGGCGTCGACGGGAGCTACCGCTTCCTGAACCGCGTCTGGCGCCTGGTCTACGACGTGCTCCCGGCCGTGAAGGGAGTCGGTGCCGTTGAGGCGGACAAGCTTTCCGCGGAAGGGAAGAAGCTGCGCCGCGCGGTGCACAAGACCATCAAGAAGGTCTCCGAGGATGTCGAGGAGCGCTTCCACTTCAACACCGCCATCGCCGCTGTCATGGAGCTGGTCAACGCCATCCAGGGCTTCGCGGCGAAGGACGCCCCGGAGAACGTCGCCGTGGTGCGCGAAGCGGTGGAGTCCGTGGTGCGCCTGCTCGCTCCCTTCGTTCCGCACTTCGCCGAGGAACTCTGGGCTGAGCTCGGCCACGAGGTAGGTCTCGAGCAGGCGGGTTGGCCCGGTTATGACGCCGACGCCGTCGTCGACGAGGAGATCACCGTCGTGATCCAGGTGAACGGCAAGCTGAGAAGCAAGCTGACCGTCGCCCCGGACGCCAAGGAGGAAGACGTCCGTGCTGCCGCCCTTGCCGACGACAAGATCCTGCCGTACCTGGAAGGAAAAAGCGTCAAGAAGGTCGTCTACGTCCCCGGCAAGCTGGTCAGCATCGTCGTCGCGTAG